The following proteins are encoded in a genomic region of Natrinema sp. DC36:
- a CDS encoding DUF389 domain-containing protein, giving the protein MRLIQVFVPSDDHDLVRETLAEMEVEFVFSDADDHRDGSLANIPVPAGAVDTVLEHLYDAGLADDTYTVVTEVDRATVPNAEELTDRYVEGPKGKRGASHAEIRERAKDLTPDTATYLAFAIASAIVAVAGLLLDSAIVIVGAMVIAPFAGSTLSASAGAVISDREMVVDSATSQVTGLVVAYIGAIVMSVFLQQTGFVPSTLAVGRVGQVSGFATPNLLTLIIAIAAGFAGALALATDLPVSLAGVAVAAAIVPAAAAAGIGTAWGEPLIVAGGIVLLLMNIVFINLTAYLTLIALGYRSSVIRNVRENATVSLRTGAYAIIVLLFLIVVVVTAFGTYQHLVFEQQVNSEVQDVLEEPEYSTLELAGVGTEYNDGSAFSDEVSVTVTVGRTSGLEDEKLAADLQTAIDAQTSRSVHVDVQFVDYQRAAPTGATDSGRSAWWPLDEWLPGWAGSSVPQSVPQAVALPADLVAERADPT; this is encoded by the coding sequence ATGCGACTCATTCAGGTCTTCGTTCCCAGCGACGACCACGACCTGGTACGGGAGACGCTCGCGGAGATGGAGGTGGAGTTCGTCTTCAGCGACGCCGACGATCATCGTGACGGGAGTCTGGCGAACATCCCGGTTCCGGCAGGGGCTGTGGACACGGTCCTCGAGCACCTGTACGACGCCGGCCTCGCGGACGACACGTACACCGTCGTCACGGAGGTCGATCGGGCGACCGTGCCGAACGCCGAGGAGCTGACGGACCGCTACGTCGAGGGTCCGAAAGGAAAGCGCGGCGCCTCGCACGCCGAGATTCGCGAGCGCGCGAAGGACCTGACGCCGGATACGGCGACGTACCTCGCGTTCGCCATCGCGAGCGCGATCGTCGCGGTGGCCGGCCTCCTGCTGGACTCCGCCATCGTCATCGTCGGCGCGATGGTGATCGCGCCGTTCGCGGGGTCGACGCTCTCCGCGAGCGCCGGCGCCGTCATCAGCGACCGCGAGATGGTCGTCGACAGCGCCACGTCACAGGTGACGGGGCTCGTCGTCGCCTACATCGGCGCTATCGTGATGAGCGTGTTCTTGCAACAGACCGGGTTCGTGCCGTCGACGCTGGCCGTCGGTCGCGTCGGCCAGGTGAGCGGGTTCGCCACGCCGAACCTTCTGACGCTCATCATCGCCATCGCGGCCGGGTTCGCCGGGGCGCTCGCGCTCGCGACCGACCTTCCCGTCTCGCTGGCCGGCGTCGCCGTCGCCGCGGCCATCGTTCCCGCCGCCGCGGCAGCCGGCATCGGCACAGCCTGGGGCGAGCCGCTCATCGTCGCGGGCGGCATCGTCCTGCTCCTGATGAACATCGTGTTCATCAACCTCACCGCGTACCTTACGCTCATCGCGCTCGGCTACCGCTCGTCGGTCATCAGAAACGTCCGCGAGAACGCCACCGTCTCGCTGCGCACGGGCGCGTACGCCATCATCGTCCTGTTGTTCCTGATCGTCGTGGTGGTGACCGCCTTCGGGACGTACCAGCACCTCGTCTTCGAACAGCAGGTGAACAGCGAGGTCCAGGACGTCCTCGAGGAGCCCGAGTACAGTACGCTGGAACTCGCCGGCGTCGGTACCGAGTACAACGACGGGAGCGCGTTCAGCGACGAGGTCTCGGTGACGGTAACCGTCGGACGCACGAGCGGTCTCGAAGACGAGAAACTGGCGGCGGATCTACAGACCGCGATCGATGCGCAGACGAGCCGATCCGTCCACGTCGACGTTCAGTTCGTCGACTACCAGCGCGCGGCGCCGACCGGAGCGACTGACAGTGGGCGGAGCGCGTGGTGGCCGCTCGACGAGTGGCTGCCGGGCTGGGCAGGCTCCTCAGTTCCGCAGTCGGTGCCACAGGCTGTGGCACTTCCGGCGGATCTTGTTGCAGAACGAGCCGACCCGACGTGA
- a CDS encoding MarR family transcriptional regulator encodes MDAEGLIEIVRQKPVLDALREEGGIDRRELEQRLNVSRSTVHRFTRSLRDSGLIERTDGEFVLTPFGEVTAAEVAEFQSTIEAASELAPILHTAAAHDIDIDIAAFTDATVTTAAPGDPYRPVNRFMSLVKATETLRGLDPATINPLHIDELSDRINAGMETEAVYPSAVLEEILTSNPERARTVIGNGNLTFWIHDDIPFGLTLCDDRIGVGIYDDETGLLRTYVDTDSQTAREWAEGVYTKYRTEATPLTEKFDLSRL; translated from the coding sequence ATGGATGCCGAGGGACTCATCGAAATCGTCAGGCAAAAGCCGGTACTCGACGCGCTCCGCGAGGAAGGTGGGATAGATCGACGAGAGTTAGAACAACGCCTGAACGTCTCTCGATCGACCGTCCACCGATTCACCCGATCGCTCAGGGACAGTGGCTTGATCGAACGCACCGACGGAGAGTTCGTCCTCACGCCGTTCGGTGAGGTAACCGCTGCGGAGGTCGCCGAATTTCAGTCGACGATCGAGGCAGCGTCGGAACTCGCCCCCATCCTCCACACAGCGGCCGCTCACGACATCGACATCGATATCGCGGCGTTCACGGACGCGACCGTGACGACCGCTGCACCCGGGGATCCCTATCGCCCGGTGAATCGATTCATGTCGCTGGTGAAAGCGACTGAGACGTTGCGGGGGCTCGACCCGGCGACCATCAACCCGCTGCACATAGACGAGTTGTCCGACCGCATCAATGCCGGGATGGAAACGGAGGCCGTCTATCCGTCGGCGGTACTCGAGGAGATCCTTACGTCGAACCCGGAACGGGCACGCACAGTCATCGGAAACGGAAATCTGACGTTTTGGATCCACGATGACATCCCGTTCGGTCTAACGCTCTGTGACGACCGAATCGGAGTCGGCATCTACGACGATGAGACGGGTCTGCTACGCACGTACGTCGATACCGATTCACAGACCGCACGCGAGTGGGCCGAAGGTGTCTATACGAAATATCGCACCGAAGCGACTCCCCTCACGGAGAAGTTCGACCTCTCTCGGTTGTAA